One Cuculus canorus isolate bCucCan1 chromosome 1, bCucCan1.pri, whole genome shotgun sequence DNA segment encodes these proteins:
- the TSPAN12 gene encoding tetraspanin-12 isoform X2 produces MAREDSVKCLRCLLYALNLLFWLMSISILGVSAWMRDYLNNVLTLTAETRVEEAVILTYFPVVHPVMIAVCCFLIIVGMLGYCGTVKRNLLLLVWVPVQWSDMITLKARMTNYGLPRYQWLTHAWNFFQREFKCCGVVYFTDWLEMTEMDWPPDSCCVREFPGCSKQAHHEDLSDLYQEGCGKKMYTFLRGTKQLQVLRFLGISIGVTQILAMILTITLLWALYYDRRDPGADQIMALKSDASQQLSCHSVELLKPSLTRIFEHTSMANSFTHFEMEEL; encoded by the exons ttGATGTCCATCAGCATATTGGGTGTTTCTGCTTGGATGAGAGACTACCTGAATAATGTTCTTACTTTAACTGCAGAAACAAG GGTGGAGGAGGCTGTCATTTTGACTTACTTTCCTGTGGTCCACCCTGTCATGATTGCAGTCTGCTGTTTCCTCATCATAGTTGGAATGCTGGGCTACTGTggaacagtgaaaagaaatctgttgcTCCTTGTTTGG GTTCCAGTACAGTGGTCCGATATGATCACTCTGAAAGCCAGGATGACCAATTATGGCCTTCCTAGGTACCAGTGGCTGACCCATGCTTGGAATTTCTTCCAGAGGGAg TTTAAATGTTGTGGGGTGGTGTACTTCACAGACTGGCTAGAAATGACAGAGATGGACTGGCCACCTGACTCCTGTTGTGTCAGAGAGTTCCCAGGATGCTCTAAGCAGGCACATCATGAGGACCTCAGTGACCTTTATCAGGag GGATGTGGTAAAAAAATGTACACTTTTTTGAGGGGGACGAAGCAATTGCAAGTGCTGAGATTTCTAGGAATCTCTATTGGAGTAACACAGATCCTGGCTATGATCCTCACTATTACTTTACTGTGGGCTCTGTACTACGACAGAAGGGATCCTGGGGCGGATCAGATCATGGCCCTGAAGAGTGATGCCTCACAGCAGCTGTCATGTCATTCCGTAGAGCTACTGAAACCAAGCTTAACAAGGATCTTTGAACACACATCCATGGCAAACAGCTTTACACACTTTGAAATGGAAGAGCTATAG
- the TSPAN12 gene encoding tetraspanin-12 isoform X1, which yields MAREDSVKCLRCLLYALNLLFWLMSISILGVSAWMRDYLNNVLTLTAETRVEEAVILTYFPVVHPVMIAVCCFLIIVGMLGYCGTVKRNLLLLVWYFGSLLVIFCVELACGVWTYEQEITVPVQWSDMITLKARMTNYGLPRYQWLTHAWNFFQREFKCCGVVYFTDWLEMTEMDWPPDSCCVREFPGCSKQAHHEDLSDLYQEGCGKKMYTFLRGTKQLQVLRFLGISIGVTQILAMILTITLLWALYYDRRDPGADQIMALKSDASQQLSCHSVELLKPSLTRIFEHTSMANSFTHFEMEEL from the exons ttGATGTCCATCAGCATATTGGGTGTTTCTGCTTGGATGAGAGACTACCTGAATAATGTTCTTACTTTAACTGCAGAAACAAG GGTGGAGGAGGCTGTCATTTTGACTTACTTTCCTGTGGTCCACCCTGTCATGATTGCAGTCTGCTGTTTCCTCATCATAGTTGGAATGCTGGGCTACTGTggaacagtgaaaagaaatctgttgcTCCTTGTTTGG tacTTTGGAAGCTTGCTTGTAATATTCTGTGTTGAACTGGCCTGTGGTGTTTGGACCTATGAGCAGGAAATAACG GTTCCAGTACAGTGGTCCGATATGATCACTCTGAAAGCCAGGATGACCAATTATGGCCTTCCTAGGTACCAGTGGCTGACCCATGCTTGGAATTTCTTCCAGAGGGAg TTTAAATGTTGTGGGGTGGTGTACTTCACAGACTGGCTAGAAATGACAGAGATGGACTGGCCACCTGACTCCTGTTGTGTCAGAGAGTTCCCAGGATGCTCTAAGCAGGCACATCATGAGGACCTCAGTGACCTTTATCAGGag GGATGTGGTAAAAAAATGTACACTTTTTTGAGGGGGACGAAGCAATTGCAAGTGCTGAGATTTCTAGGAATCTCTATTGGAGTAACACAGATCCTGGCTATGATCCTCACTATTACTTTACTGTGGGCTCTGTACTACGACAGAAGGGATCCTGGGGCGGATCAGATCATGGCCCTGAAGAGTGATGCCTCACAGCAGCTGTCATGTCATTCCGTAGAGCTACTGAAACCAAGCTTAACAAGGATCTTTGAACACACATCCATGGCAAACAGCTTTACACACTTTGAAATGGAAGAGCTATAG